The genomic segment TAGGCTATGCCGAATATGCGGCAGCCTACCGAAGAATGGCGAAGTGTCCTATGCTTTCAACGTTGGTTTTGCCGGAGGCGTCTCTGCCGTCAGCTTGGCAAATGCCCCCTGCCATGAGGAGGCATCCCGTGTGAATTTGCTAATGCTGATGCTGGCGAAGCGGGGCAAAAGAGTCACCATCTGCGCGGGGAGTGCGTCCCATGCGCCGTTACGGATGAGTTCCGTCAGGCGGGCGCTGGCGCTCCCTACCCAAATCCACTCATTGCGAAACTGCTCCACCTTGTTCCAATAGTTCCGTTTTTCCCACGCCACCATGGAGGCTTCAATGCCATCCTCAATGCCCCGAAAACAATAGACAAGGGCGGCGACCATATCCTTCGCCTCGTCATCAATCTCCGTTTTTTGGCTCAGGCGCCGCAGCAGTTCGGCGGCGGTGCGCATGAGTTGGTTACGCTCTTTCCCGACACTATCGGGGTTGATCACACGACTCATGGGTGGTGGCTCTCCTTAGCGCGGACGCCCCGCCGCGCTGCCCGCACGGAACGCGGGGGCGTTGGGGACATGGCTGGCAACGTCGCCCTCAATGTGAGGGGGAAGGTCTTGAATGGCTACGGCATCGTCCTCGCTGACCAAATGCCAGCCCATGTGGTAAAGGACGTTGTTAAAGGCATCGTATTTGTAAGCGCGGTTCATCCACCCATAGGATTGGTCGTTGTAGACAAGGTGGAAGATCAGGGCATCCTCACGAGGGCGAAACTCCTCCTTGACGAGCCAGATAGGGGCAAGAGCGCCCAACGCGCCGCGAAGTTTTGCATCGCGCATCTGTTGAACTTGTTCTAGGGTGTATGCCATAAAGCGCCTCAGTAGGGGCGAAAAGCCCAGTATCGCTCAGTGTCTTTGCCAGTAGTTGCCCCATTGTACCACAGCGGGGGCGTCTGATCATCGCCTTTCGATGATCATTCTGTTAAGAGCGGCAGCCAGAACCCAAAGGTGCTGCCCTCACCCTCTTTACTCACAAACCAAACCTGCCCACCATGCCGTTCGACCATCTCTTTGACGAGGCTTAAGCCAACGCCCGTGCCGGGAATATGTTCCGTTCCCGACTGAAGGGCGCGGAAGTGCGGGGTAAAGATGAACGCTTTTTTGTCTTCGGGGATGCCATACCCCGTATCGACAACGTGGAAGGCAAAGCGTCGCCCCTCGCTAAACACTTTGACCGTGATTGTGCCGCCCGGTGGGGTGTACTTGATTGCATTTTCGAGGAGGTTGTTCATCACCTCTCGAAGGCGGTCAAAATCACCCGAAATGGGGTTTAAGTTCGCTTGAATATCGCGGACGATTGTCTGATTCATGTGATCGGCTGTTGGCGCCATATCATCGAGAACGACTTCTACAAGGTGCAGGGGATCAATCAATTCGCGCCGCAAGGGAGAACTGCTCTCTGCCCGCTGAATATCGAGCAGATTTGCCACCAGCCCTTCCATCCGGCTGATCGCCTTCTCCATGTTCTCTAAAAATGCTCCATCGGGGATAACGCCCGCCTCGGCATCTTCTTTAATCACGGTCAGATAGCCCTTCACCACGCCGATGGGGTTTTTTAGATCGTGTGTCGCCAGTTCAATCATGTGATTTTTAAGGCGGTTTAGGTCTTTTAGCGAGGAAATATCGTGGAGGGCAATGACATACCCATCCTGTTTAGGATCGGTCAGGTTCAGCGGGGCAGCGTGAATGGCGAAATCGCGCTTGCTCAGTTCGTCACGGGCTTCAAAGGTGATGCTTTCGCCGCGCCGCGCCTCGGCTGAGAGTTTGGCATAGATGTTCTCGAAAATGGGTTTGCCTAACCCGCTGATCTCGAACAGGCGGCGGTCTTGAATCAAGTCTGAGGGAGCGCCGATGAACGCCAGCGCCTCAGGGTTGACCATCTTCAAACGCCAGTCGCCATCAATGACCAGAAGTATATCGGAGATGCTGTTAAGAACTGCCTCCAACTGCCGCTGCTGTTGGGTCACTTTGTCAAAGAGTTGGGCGTTGCGGAGGACATTTGCTGCTTGGTTTGCTGCCGCTTGCACAAGCTGCAAGTCATCCTCGGTAAAATGGGCGGGGTTGGGGTGTTCTAGGGTCACCACCCCGCGCAGCTGCCCTGCCACAAAAAACGGAACACATATAGCTGAGCGAACACGTTTTAATTCGGCTTCACGATCTAAAATTTGCCAGCGCGGATCGTTTGCTGTGTCATCGATACGAGCAGAGACACGATTAGCAATGACCCAACTAGCAAGCCCACTCTCCAAAATCTTTCCCGACACCGCCTCCATTTTTTCCGGGTCAATAGGGCGTGCCGGGATGAACCGCTGCAAGCGTCGTCCCGTTTCATCAATCAGAAAAAAACTGCCTTGCGCTGCGTTGACTGTCTCTGTCGTCAATTCAATGATTGTTTTTAAAACCTGATCCAAATCAAGCGTCGAAAGCAGACGAGCAATCTCAACCAACATTTTCAGTTGGCGCGTTTGGTCGGTGGGGTTGGGCTGCTGCCCGGATACACCAGATACATGTGCCATGATCGTCTGCTGTCTCACTTACTCATCATGATAGATTCACCACCATCGCATGAAAGGACGCTTGCCAAACCCTCCGCACGGCGGCATTAGGGAAGGGTAATCACACAGCGCCGAAGTGTATCGTCTGCTGTCGTGCCAACCTCACAGGTCGCTACCTGAATGTCCCCCTGATAGACGGCGAAGGTTTCTATGGAGCGGTTTTCCCTCAGCCAGAACCACCCGGGATCTGAGGTCAGCCGAAACCCAGAAAGCCGTTCACACTCATCAAAGGGCAGCCCACGTGGACGATCCAAGCGCCCTACCTGAAAACACACCTTGTCGGGCAGGGCTTCGGGGGGAAACTCGGCAAAGCGCCCCCAAACGCTTGCCTCAAACCCTCGCATACCTTGCCGGAAGACGAGTTTGGAAATATCGAGTGTTCGCCCACTGGTGTTGATCACGTTTAATTGAAGGTAGTTGTAGATCAGGAGCAGATCGCCTTGCGCCGCCGTATTCACCGAAGGCGTTGGTCCTAAGGTGACCGTAGCGCTGGCAGTGGGGCTGGCGGTGGGTGTGGGCGTCCGGCGTGGCGTGTTTGTGGCGGGCGGCGGGCGTGTCTGGGTAATCGTTTGGGTGGCGGTGGGCGATGCGCGGTTGGTGGGTACATTCGTCACTACTGTAACCAGTGCCGTATCCACCGTTGGGGCGCTCCCTGTGACGACCTCTGTTGCCTGATTCGTCGACTCTTGTGTCGGTTTGGTAGTGGCGGCTGCCGTCCCTGTCGCTTCGCCCGTTGCTTGGGTAGAAATTTCGGTTGCCACATCGGCGGTAGCAGAGGTCGGCGGCGTTTCCACGATCACAGCGATTGTCCCCTCGCCCGTCGGGTTGGGGGTTGATTCTGCTGTTCCTTCAGGCGTGGTGGGCGTTCCCGTTCCCCCAAGTCCGGCAACTGCCGTTGGGATAGGGCTGTCTGTGCCGCCGCGATTGAGGAAGACAAACAACCCGCCAGCCAAAAGACCGACAAGGAGCAAAGCAGCAAGGATCAACGGACGGCGGCTTCGTTTGGCACCAGCACTGGCAACCGGTAGAGTCTCGCGGCGCAGAGAGGGCGCGTCTGTTTTTGCTGCCTTCACCTCACTGGTAGGGGCGTTGGACGAATACCCTTCCATAGGGATGGGTGGGCGTGGCGCACTAGCGCCGGAGGTGGGCGCATTGCTCGCACTTGTTGGGGACAGAATCCCCAAACGGCGCATTTGCGACTCGCTTAGTTTCAAATCATTAAAGAGAACAGAGCGCCGTGATGGGCGACTATCGGTAATGTGATGCGCCATAGCGACGGCGAGGGCGTCTGCCATCTCCACCCCATTGGCAAAGCGGCGGGCTGCGTCTTTTTCAATCGCCTTGAGGATCACCCCTTCCACCGCCGGAGGAATATCGGGGACATAGGTACGCAGGGGCGGCGGGGCGTCGTTCAGGTGTTTGAGCGCGACACTCATTGCCGAGGGGTCGTCAAAGGGAACTTTTCCAGTAAGCATCTCGTAGGTGCAAATGCCGAGCGAGTACAGATCACTCTGGGGGACAGCTTTTGCTGAGGAAACCGCCTGTTCTGGGGCAATATAATGCGCCGTACCAAAGGTATCCCCAAGTGTCCCTTCCCATTGTGCCAACGCCAAACCAAAATCCGTTAGGACGGGACGGTTGTCGGCATCAAGCATGATATTCGAGGGCTTGATGTCGCGGTGGATTACCCCCCGACTGTGTGCGTAATCAAGGGCTGCTCCAATACCCTGAACGATATTGAGAATATCGCGGTAAGGCATTCGTGTTCCCCTATCGCTGTTCTCGCGCAGGATTTGACGCAGATCACGCCCTTCGATAAACGCCATTGCCATGTAGTAGAGCGTCTCGTAATCGCCAAATTGGTAGACGCCAACAATGTTAGGATGGTTTAGGCGGGCAATGGCACGCGCCTCCCGCCGGAAGCGTTCGGCATATTCGCCTTTGTCGGCAACCATCAGATCGCTGTTGATCACCTTGACCGCAGCGTGACGTTGAAGGCGCTCATCAAAGCCAACGTACACCCGCGCCATACCGCCCTTGCCGAGCAGCCGCTGAATTTGATAATCGCCTAGTTTTTTTCCGAGAAGCAGGTCGGACATGGATGTTTCCGCTTTGCGCATGGATCAAGGTTTGATTATAGCGCGGTGGTCGGCAGTGATCACAATCTGCCTCATTACAAGATGATCGCGGGTAACGGGAGAACCTTTCCCCCTTCATTGTTCCCTTCAGACAGGGAAAGGAAATACCCCCTTTCTCTGCCTGTAAACAGCGCGGAGAGGATGCTTTATGACCACTTTTTAATTGAACGGTCACATAATTGAATCTTCTCTTAAGTTTAAGAGAATGTAAAATACAGGTTAAATCATTTAATGCAACCACTGCGAAAGCAGCCACGAGGAGGACACGCCATGACAACCGTTCGTACTGCTTTTGACCGTCAACTGAAGATGTTGGAAACCGACCTGCTGCGCCTTGCGGAATTGGTAGAGACACAACTTGTAGAGGCGATCAAAGCCCTTTACACGATGGACATGATCATCGCCCAGCGCGTTCATGAATTTGACGCCGCCTTGAACACCCTTCGCTATGAGATAGAGGAGCGTTCCTACACGCTGCTCGCTTTGCAGCAGCCAAACTCCGGCGACATGCGGCGGATTGTTGGGGCGGTGAGCATTGCCACCAATCTAGAGCGGATGGGTGACCATGCGGCTGGAATCGCCCGCCTCGTTTTGCGGATGAACCCTGAGGCAGTGGTGATCAACATTCCAGAATTCAAAGACATGACAACCCTTGCAACGACAAACCTGCGCAGCGCGATGTTGGCATTGGGCAACCACGATGCGCCCCTTGCGCGGCAGATCGTCCGCAGCGATAACGCCATTGACGCCCTCCACGAGCATGTCTACGCGATGTTGATCAAGACGATGATCGATAACCCAACAACAGTGGAGATGGCGACGATGCTTCTATGGGTGTCGCACAATGTGGAGCGTTTTGCCGATCGTGTCTGTAACATCTGCGAGCGGATCATCTATGTTGTCACGGGCAATCTCTTTGAACCGCGCACGGACGACATGCCGTAAGTATCTCTACCGCTCAAGCGGCGGGCTATGAATAGCCACCCCTTCGGGGCTTGGAAACCCTAACCTCCACCCTATAAACAAAGAGAGGGAATCTCTCCCCCTTTCCCCGTAGACAGGAAAAGGCTGCTGCTGCGCAGTAACCG from the Anaerolineales bacterium genome contains:
- a CDS encoding GAF domain-containing protein gives rise to the protein MAHVSGVSGQQPNPTDQTRQLKMLVEIARLLSTLDLDQVLKTIIELTTETVNAAQGSFFLIDETGRRLQRFIPARPIDPEKMEAVSGKILESGLASWVIANRVSARIDDTANDPRWQILDREAELKRVRSAICVPFFVAGQLRGVVTLEHPNPAHFTEDDLQLVQAAANQAANVLRNAQLFDKVTQQQRQLEAVLNSISDILLVIDGDWRLKMVNPEALAFIGAPSDLIQDRRLFEISGLGKPIFENIYAKLSAEARRGESITFEARDELSKRDFAIHAAPLNLTDPKQDGYVIALHDISSLKDLNRLKNHMIELATHDLKNPIGVVKGYLTVIKEDAEAGVIPDGAFLENMEKAISRMEGLVANLLDIQRAESSSPLRRELIDPLHLVEVVLDDMAPTADHMNQTIVRDIQANLNPISGDFDRLREVMNNLLENAIKYTPPGGTITVKVFSEGRRFAFHVVDTGYGIPEDKKAFIFTPHFRALQSGTEHIPGTGVGLSLVKEMVERHGGQVWFVSKEGEGSTFGFWLPLLTE
- a CDS encoding protein kinase, translating into MSDLLLGKKLGDYQIQRLLGKGGMARVYVGFDERLQRHAAVKVINSDLMVADKGEYAERFRREARAIARLNHPNIVGVYQFGDYETLYYMAMAFIEGRDLRQILRENSDRGTRMPYRDILNIVQGIGAALDYAHSRGVIHRDIKPSNIMLDADNRPVLTDFGLALAQWEGTLGDTFGTAHYIAPEQAVSSAKAVPQSDLYSLGICTYEMLTGKVPFDDPSAMSVALKHLNDAPPPLRTYVPDIPPAVEGVILKAIEKDAARRFANGVEMADALAVAMAHHITDSRPSRRSVLFNDLKLSESQMRRLGILSPTSASNAPTSGASAPRPPIPMEGYSSNAPTSEVKAAKTDAPSLRRETLPVASAGAKRSRRPLILAALLLVGLLAGGLFVFLNRGGTDSPIPTAVAGLGGTGTPTTPEGTAESTPNPTGEGTIAVIVETPPTSATADVATEISTQATGEATGTAAATTKPTQESTNQATEVVTGSAPTVDTALVTVVTNVPTNRASPTATQTITQTRPPPATNTPRRTPTPTASPTASATVTLGPTPSVNTAAQGDLLLIYNYLQLNVINTSGRTLDISKLVFRQGMRGFEASVWGRFAEFPPEALPDKVCFQVGRLDRPRGLPFDECERLSGFRLTSDPGWFWLRENRSIETFAVYQGDIQVATCEVGTTADDTLRRCVITLP
- the phoU gene encoding phosphate signaling complex protein PhoU, yielding MTTVRTAFDRQLKMLETDLLRLAELVETQLVEAIKALYTMDMIIAQRVHEFDAALNTLRYEIEERSYTLLALQQPNSGDMRRIVGAVSIATNLERMGDHAAGIARLVLRMNPEAVVINIPEFKDMTTLATTNLRSAMLALGNHDAPLARQIVRSDNAIDALHEHVYAMLIKTMIDNPTTVEMATMLLWVSHNVERFADRVCNICERIIYVVTGNLFEPRTDDMP